The following are from one region of the Verrucomicrobiota bacterium genome:
- a CDS encoding sigma-70 family RNA polymerase sigma factor → MKETDQQQLFDEWLRDYRGLFFKVVRAYAFNSHDQEDLFQEITTQVWNSVPKYRGESKASTWIYRVALYSAIAWSKKERKHRDHHQVMGEQEHTLKEVSVVRNQRLDWLYEQISQLDEIDRSLTLMMLDGYSYKEISSTLGISESNVGVKLNRIKKSLTEKSNEETNHGI, encoded by the coding sequence ATGAAGGAAACGGACCAGCAACAACTATTCGATGAATGGCTGAGAGATTATCGAGGGCTGTTTTTCAAAGTAGTGCGAGCCTATGCCTTCAATTCACACGACCAGGAGGATTTGTTTCAGGAAATCACCACTCAAGTTTGGAATTCAGTTCCAAAATACCGCGGTGAATCCAAGGCATCCACCTGGATCTACCGGGTAGCACTCTACTCTGCAATCGCTTGGTCGAAAAAAGAACGGAAACACCGGGACCATCATCAAGTAATGGGAGAACAAGAGCATACCTTGAAGGAAGTTTCTGTGGTTAGAAATCAACGACTCGACTGGCTGTATGAGCAAATAAGTCAGCTGGATGAGATCGACCGTTCCCTGACCCTGATGATGCTGGACGGGTACAGTTATAAGGAGATCTCATCCACTTTGGGGATAAGCGAAAGCAACGTAGGTGTGAAATTGAATCGTATCAAAAAAAGTTTAACTGAAAAATCGAACGAGGAAACCAACCATGGAATTTGA